TACAACTTCATGAGCATGAATGATTACTTTGAAGTCTGTTATGCCATACATATGTAGATATTTTTGAATTTAAATGGGGCTTCCATGTATAGATGGCTGTTCTCTACATACCCTCCTCTAACTTttgctaaatacattgctttttagCACTAGCTTGTTTCAGGTTCACCCATACAAACGGGGCAACCCTCTAAACATATTCTACGAATTGTGACCCCTATAGGAGTCAAATATGCACATTAGGGTTTTGCGCTACTCCTAACACAATTTTCTTCTCTTCTGAAGAGGACACACTTTTTCCAACATGGGACATAGTCACTGCTTAAGAGTAACTGGTGACCTGAATTGTTAAACAGACTGTAAATGTATACCCTAGTGCACCATGACATGCATCTACATCCACCTGCAACAACAGGATAAATTCATGACAGTGGACAACACTTTGAAACTTAGAAGCACCAGTGGTGTCACTGTTAAAAGCaatttgacccccccccccaccattataaaatattatagacTCGTGAGTAATTTGGGTAACAATTGTATACTCGTTTGTTTGGTTAATGACAATCTGTTGTTCTCTTTGAAATTTGCTAATCAAGTATTGGCTGTTGCATTGTTATCTACCCATGTTCTGCTTTGTATTcggtttctatttattttattttgagtttTTTCTTTCTCTACTCCTGCAATGTACTAATGGCTGATTCTTATCTGTACTGCATTGCtatgtttcaaaataaatagttataaaaGCAATTTGACAATTATCAGCAGCCTTTGGAACTTGCAGCATGTCTTTTGCAATTTTTATCACATGGGGGAGCAAATACACCATTCCAATTTACTTTTTAATCAAATCTGTATTGTAATATCAGTAGGAATGTACAAAACGTGTTTAGTAGCCGAGGCACaaaaagtaacattttaataaaaactatttacTGATACTTAGTAAATATTATTTAAGAAACACAATTGACCTGCAATGACTTAAGGCACAAATTCATGCGACTAAGTTTTCCAAGCCACAAGTTCAATGTGATAATAGATGTCAATTTTCAATCTAACTGGAGCAGATGAACGAAATTCACTGAACACATACACAACATTgaccagtttttttattttacatcatcatACAACATGTGACTATTATTCCTTCAAATGTTTCCTCATTAAAAGAAAAACTAATAATGACTGATTGCTGGAGAAATCATATAGGTGGTAATTTTGTTACTGCATTTAAAtcagtaaaaaatattaatactgtATGTGCAATATTCATAGACAAGGCTGGAATGTGTTCCAGGACATGATCCCATTCTGGTCTCTATTCTTCAACATTGATTGTGAGGTATCACAAAAACGTCATAACAGTTCCTTTTTTCCCAATCTGCCAAGGCTCCACAGGGTAAAAACGTAATACAATCCTtcagaaaagaaaaggaaaaaaaaaaaaagttgtaactACAGTTCAAAGGGACTTATTTAGCTGAACTTCTTCTATAAGTAATTCTTGTTTTACTATGAACaggttttaaagttttttttgttttttaaaaaaaaaaaaaaaaaaatatatatatatatattttttttttcttctttgtatcTGTGCAATATAAGTACTAATAGATAAATGCATAAACATATTTATGTTCTAGGATCTTATATATAAGTTGCTAATAATATAAGTAATCCTACACAGTTTACGTTCATGGTCTTTGTTTCTATCCCATAATCCAAAGATTTCATCTCAAAACCAGTGATATTCTCATGAGATAATCCCCTTATAATGCAAAGACTGGGTGGGACATAATGAGGACATGACAGGTCCAGAACCTTTGAAAATATTACAGAAACCAGGTAAAGAAGAGACAAGGCGGGGAATTCAGTTTCCGCCAATGTGGTGCAAGGACATAGTACTGCACACGttgccagcaattacggtagaaatagCCGCTCGTTTTTTCCTTGCACCAGAATCTCTGGCGCAAAGTGTCTCATGGACGTTCTAGAGACatttcgtggctaattgaattctccccatcACACCCCTAAATTGTTTGATAGGCTGCACCGGCAAAGAAAACATAAAACTATGTCTAGACATTCTCTCTAGATAAAGTTTCAAGTTTAGGGTCTACAATGAATAGGGTTGCTCTGTCACCCCAACACCCAACACACTTGATGGGGTTTCGCTACTTATCAGTAACTGGTCACAGATTACTCCTGGAGCAGCTTAGCCAAACCAGCCACTCAACAACTCTAATAATCAACATGGCACCCCAAGTTGTAGGTGGAAGAGAGTTAACACCAGGCTCCTAGAAGCACGCATGATTCTAAATCTTGTTTAGCCCAGAACCAAGGAGTCAACTTTGAATTCAAAATTTGTttctatttcattattttattaatagctAATGGTTACtcacattatttatattaaaagcaCATTTGTTATGAAATAtgtacataatattatatatgattaaatagtaaaaaaaaaaaaaaaaagtagcagaTAGTAAATTGGACAATTTATGAAAATCGCAAATGGCATGGAGGTGGGTATATTTTGGGGCTTTGAATACAAGTTTACAACTAGATTTGTTACAAATAAGTTATATTCCGTCAGGGGGATATAAGCTTCTGTTAtggattttacaaatattatagaGGTCAGAAAAATCAAGGTTTGACTACTGTTTGCTtgtttagaaaaaagaaaaagcacctTAGAAGGAGATCTAATATGTACAAATGTAATGGAGGTCCAGTATCACCCTTTACTGTAAGGGTTATTATGGTATGGAATGTCTTACTACACATTCACCAACAGCATTAAAAatggtatatatagatataattagTAAAGGGCCTAATGGGGTGATAGATCTAGGAAATGTAACTGTTTGGAACTCCTCCCAGGTTAAATTGGCTATTGTCATACtgggggttttgttttgccttcctctaGGTTATTGCAAAAAGCATTTATGCAATATTGAACTTGGACAGGATTCTCTATTCACACTTACAAATTTGCATAGAAAAAGTAATTGGGCTAGaattacaaattaaaatatacatatgcTGACCCTGGGTAGAAATAGGGAGATTGAGCTATGAATAGTGAAGCGTTTAATGCTTTAACCTATACATTAAAGGGTAACTGGGTGAACCAAGTTGTAAAGTCTCATGTCTCCCATTAGATACTCTACCTGTCCTGTCCCAGACTCAGTTCTTTTGTCAGGAACTCAAAGAATTTTGAGCTGTGCTCCTTGTTCTGCTCTGCTGTCCCCACTACCGCAATGGAGGAGATGATCAGCTGGGCACACGGTGCTGCCGAGCCGCTCACCAGCATTGACAGCCCACTCTTCACAGTCACATTCAACCTctatagaggaaaaaaaaagggcaGGTTAAACCTGCAGGACAGGAAATGTACAGGTCACTGACTGACTTCAAACTACAAGACAACATctaaatcagggttgtccaacccgcgggccgcatgcggcccagcacgcctgtaaatgtggcccagaaggagttttggttgtggcaagggg
The Mixophyes fleayi isolate aMixFle1 chromosome 1, aMixFle1.hap1, whole genome shotgun sequence DNA segment above includes these coding regions:
- the LOC142108677 gene encoding D-dopachrome decarboxylase-B-like, with protein sequence MPFLELETSLSQENIPKDFAENLCSVAASILGKPKERLNVTVKSGLSMLVSGSAAPCAQLIISSIAVVGTAEQNKEHSSKFFEFLTKELSLGQDRIVLRFYPVEPWQIGKKGTVMTFL